In Scleropages formosus chromosome 20, fSclFor1.1, whole genome shotgun sequence, a single window of DNA contains:
- the best2 gene encoding bestrophin-2, translating into MTVTYTARVANARFCGFSKLLLAWRGSIYKLLYKEVLAFFAMYSAISITYRFFLLDHQKRYFEKLAIYCNNYASLIPMSFVLGFYVTLVVNRWWNQYTSIPLPDRLMCALSGGLQGADERGRLLRRTMMRYASLSSLLILRSVSTAVYKRFPTMDHVVEAGFMTREERKKFEGLQSPYNKYWIPCVWFTNLAAMARLEGRIKDDSTLKLLLEELNTFRGNCSLLFHYDMISVPLVYTQVVTLAVYGFFLACLIGRQFLDPAQGYPGHDLDLYVPIFTLLQFFFYAGWLKVAEQLINPFGEDDDDFETNWLIDRNFQVSMMAVDEMYGDLPILERDRYWNDSNPRPPYTAATLFVLRKPSFQGSTFDMAIPKEEMHFQPLEDIAENLEESQSRNPNLALLNHLLSATPSPSGFMGGALRRASMQLQRLTRSPSPNLSLSTTEEEGSDPGITLHSSLGQDTQSTVCSCGGAAEERRATGVDEGQVKGEQSKREDEENWQKMEKGSQTKTATSEKSSANTAPPLVLLSPPPTYMPEASPGSLGHLVTQQVLNLPRGITSSPITLRIEESSITPPVSAGCSIQDFFTFQPIPEQNKVQCRLSKETKENRSGQPLLTVPGIAGPRSQEKVASPQMHD; encoded by the exons ATGACGGTCACTTACACGGCGCGGGTGGCGAACGCGCGCTTCTGCGGCTTCTCCAAGCTGCTGCTTGCCTGGAGGGGCAGCATCTACAAGCTGTTGTACAAGGAGGTCCTCGCCTTTTTCGCCATGTATTCCGCCATCAGCATCACATACAG ATTCTTCCTCCTGGACCACCAGAAGAGATACTTTGAGAAACTGGCCATCTACTGCAACAACTACGCGAGTCTTATCCCCATGTCCTTTGTGCTGG GTTTCTACGTGACCCTGGTGGTGAACCGCTGGTGGAATCAGTACACGAGCATCCCGCTGCCGGACCGACTCATGTGCGCGCTGTCGGGAGGGCTGCAGGGCGCCGACGAACGGGGCCGCCTGCTGCGGCGCACCATGATGCGCTACGCCAGTCTCTCGTCACTGCTCATCCTGCGCTCAGTGAGCACCGCCGTCTACAAGCGCTTCCCCACCATGGACCACGTCGTCGAAGCCG GGTTCATGACCAGGGAGGAACGGAAGAAGTTTGAGGGTCTCCAGTCACCTTACAACAAATACTGGATTCCGTGCGTGTGGTTCACGAACCTGGCGGCCATGGCGCGCCTCGAGGGTCGGATCAAGGACGACAGCACTCTCAAATTGCTGCTCGAG GAGCTCAACACTTTCAGGGGGAACTGCAGCTTGCTGTTCCATTACGACATGATCAGCGTGCCTCTGGTCTACACCCAG GTCGTGACCCTCGCGGTGTACGGGTTTTTCCTAGCGTGTCTCATCGGCCGACAATTTCTGGACCCCGCTCAAGGGTACCCAGGTCACGATCTTGACCTCTATGTTCCCATTTTCACCCTGCTGCAGTTCTTTTTCTATGCTGGGTGGCTGAAG GTAGCGGAACAGCTCATTAACCCCTTTGGTGAGGACGACGATGACTTTGAGACCAACTGGTTGATCGATCGAAACTTTCAG GTGTCCATGATGGCTGTGGATGAGATGTACGGAGATCTGCCCATTCTGGAACGTGATCGCTATTGGAatgattcgaacccacgcccacCCTACACTGCTGCCACGCTCTTCGTCCTCCGCAAGCCCTCTTTCCAGGGCTCCACCTTTGACATGGC GATCCCCAAAGAGGAAATGCACTTCCAACCACTGGAAGACATTGCAGAAAATCTTGAGGAATCTCAGAGCAGAAACCCCAACCTGGCCCTGCTGAACCACCTGCTGAGCGCCACACCCTCTCCTTCTGGCTTCATGGGCGGCGCCCTCCGTCGTGCCTCTATGCAACTGCAGAGGCTGACTCGCTCCCCTAGTCCAaacctctccctctccaccactgAGGAGGAAGGCAGTGATCCCGGCATCACTCTGCACTCCAGCCTGGGTCAGGACACACAAAGTACCGTCTGTAGCTGTGGGGGAGCTGCCGAGGAACGTAGGGCAACAGGGGTCGACGAGGGCCAAGTCAAGGGAGAACAGAGCAAACGGGAGGATGAGGAAAACTGGCAAAAGATGGAAAAAGGGAGTCAGACAAAGACCGCAACATCTGAAAAAAGCTCTGCTAATACAGCACCACctctggtcctgctctctccaCCTCCCACATACATGCCAGAGGCATCCCCTGGATCCCTGGGGCACTTGGTCACACAGCAGGTCTTAAACCTGCCCAGGGGCATCACCTCCAGCCCCATCACACTCAGGATTGAGGAGAGCAGCATAACTCCCCCAGTGAGTGCAGGCTGCTCCATTCAGGACTTCTTCACTTTTCAACCTATTCCTGAGCAGAACAAGGTCCAGTGCAGACTTTCTAAAGAGACCAAGGAGAACAGATCAGGGCAGCCACTTCTTACAGTTCCAGGTATCGCTGGCCCACGTTCCCAGGAAAAGGTGGCATCTCCCCAAATGCATGACTAG
- the LOC108940172 gene encoding protein Hook homolog 2-like isoform X1: MSLEKAELCDSLLRWLQTFQVPSCGNKRDLTSGVAIAHVLHRIDSSWFNETWLGRIKEESASNWRLKVSNLKKILHSMLEYYHDVLAHPVSDEHLPDVTLIGEMEDLTELVKLVQLVLGCAVSCERKHEHIEQIMTLEESVQHVVMTSIQELLAKETVEPGTPETYGDFDYQSRKYYFLSEEMEEKEDLTKRCRDLENQLSVVMEEKTALLTETRSLKERLSVCEPPDVTSAITSKKLLLLQSQMEQLQEENFRLENIRDDLRVHVEQLERQVSELQHRNEDLTSLAEEAQALKDEMDILRHSSERVGGLEALVETYKRKLEDLGDLRRQVRLLEERNNVYMQRTCELEEELRRANAVRTQLDTYKRQVHDLSTKHSSEAVKAEKWQFEYRNLLDKYEALQKEKERLISERDTLRETNEELRCAQVQQRFLSQAGSAAIGNLASEIMPTEFKETVVRLQNENRMLCAQEESYVQQLAKVQSQLEQSQRSQNALETQNRLDQQQILELRCQVEELQKALQEQGSKTEDAISSLLKRKLEEHLEKLHEAHSDLQKKKEVINDLEPGMDSNMAKKISELQEILRKKDEDMKQMEERYQQYVEKARMVIKTMEPRKTPSISPDVMTLRNQLTEKERRIQYLEQDFEKSKSRHEQEEKLILSAWYNMVGLALNQKMASDRSGPPGQAQSFLAQQRLATNARRGTSHRLQLR, encoded by the exons atgaGTCTGGAGAAGGCAGAGCTTTGTGACTCCCTCTTAAGATGg CTTCAGACATTTCAGGTCCCCTCCTGTGGGAACAAACGCGATCTGACCAGTGGAGTGGCCATTGCCCATGTCCTGCACAGAAT AGACTCCTCCTGGTTCAACGAAACATGGCTGGGAAGAATCAAAGAGGAGAGCGCAAGCAACTGGCGGCTAAAG GTGAGCAACCTGAAAAAGATCCTTCATAGTATGCTGGAGTACTACCATGAT GTGTTGGCTCATCCGGTGTCAGATGAGCACCTGCCAGATGTCACTCTGATTGGGGAGATGGAAGATTTGACGGAACTGGTCAAGCTGGTACAGCTGGTTTTGGGCTGTGCAGTCAGTTGTGAGAGGAAGCATG AGCACATTGAGCAGATAATGACCCTGGAGGAGTCTGTTCAGCACGTGGTCATGACGTCTATTCAGGAG CTCCTGGCAAAAGAGACCGTGGAACCAGGAACCCCGGAGACTTATGGAGACTTTGACTACCAG TCAAGAAAATACTACTTTCTCAGtgaagagatggaggagaaagaagacTTGACCAAGCGCTGCAGGGACCTAGAGAATCAG CTGTCAGTGGTCATGGAGGAGAAGACAGCACTGCTTACCGAGACTCGCTCCCTGAAGGAGAGGCTGAGCGTTTGCGAGCCGCCGGACGTTACCTCTGCCATCACGAGcaagaagctgctgctgctgcagagccaGATGGAACAGCTTCAGGAGGAGAACTTCAG GCTGGAGAACATCAGGGATGACCTGCGGGTGCACGTAGAGCAGCTAGAGCGCCAAGTGTCTGAACTACAGCACCGCAACGAGGATCTCACGAGCTTGGCTGAAGAGGCCCAGGCCCTCAAAGATGAGATGGACATCCTGAG GCACTCATCAGAGCGTGTGGGAGGCTTAGAGGCACTGGTAGAGACCTACAAGCGCAAGCTGGAGGACCTAGGCGACCTGCGGCGGCAAGTACGTCTGCTGGAAGAGCGCAACAATGTGTACATGCAGCGCACCTgcgagctggaggaggagctgcgaCGTGCCAATGCCGTGCGGACTCAGCTGGACACGTACAAGAGACAA GTCCACGATCTTAGCACCAAACACTCAAGCGAGGCAGTGAAGGCAGAAAAGTGGCAGTTTGAGTACAGGAACCTGCTTGACAAATACGAAGCCCttcagaaggagaaggag CGCCTGATCTCAGAGAGGGATACTCTGCGGGAGACCAATGAGGAACTCCGGTGTGCACAGGTGCAGCAGAGGTTCCTTAGTCAAGCAG GCTCCGCTGCCATTGGCAACTTGGCCTCTGAAATCATGCCCACAGAGTTCAA GGAAACAGTGGTGCGACTCCAGAACGAAAACAGGATGCTGTGCGCACAGGAGGAGAGCTACGTGCAGCAGTTGGCCAAGGTGCAGAGCCAGCTGGAACAGTCACAGCGTAGCCAGAATGCTCTAGAGACTCAGAACAG GCTGGACCAGCAGCAGATCTTGGAGCTGCGCTGCCAGGTGGAGGAGTTGCAGAAGGCATTGCAGGAGCAGGGCAGCAAAACTGAGGAT GCCATC TCCTCCCTCCTGAAGAGGAAGCTAGAGGAGCACCT GGAGAAGTTGCACGAAGCACACTCAGACCtacagaagaagaaggaggtcATCAATGACTTGGAGCCTGGCATGGACAGCAACA TGGCAAAGAAAATCAGTGAGCTGCAGGAGATCCTGAGAAAGAAGGACGAGGACATGAAGCAGATGGAGGAGCGCTACCAGCAGTATGTGGAGAAGGCACGGATG GTAATTAAGACAATGGAACCCAGGAAGACACCCTCCATATCTCCAGATGTGATGACGCTCAGGAACCAGCTGACTGAGAAAGAGAGGAGGATCCAGTACCTAGAG CAAGATTTTGAGAAGTCCAAATCCAGACATGAACAGGAGGAGAAGCTAATCCTCAGTGCCTGGTACAACATG GTTGGACTGGCTCTAAATCAGAAGATGGCGAGTGACAGGTCAGGGCCTCCTGGCCAGGCGCAGTCCTTCCTGGCCCAACAGAGGCTGGCCACCAATGCTAGGCGTGGCACCTCGCATAGGTTACAGCTCAGATGA
- the LOC108940172 gene encoding protein Hook homolog 2-like isoform X3, with the protein MTLEESVQHVVMTSIQELLAKETVEPGTPETYGDFDYQSRKYYFLSEEMEEKEDLTKRCRDLENQLSVVMEEKTALLTETRSLKERLSVCEPPDVTSAITSKKLLLLQSQMEQLQEENFRLENIRDDLRVHVEQLERQVSELQHRNEDLTSLAEEAQALKDEMDILRHSSERVGGLEALVETYKRKLEDLGDLRRQVRLLEERNNVYMQRTCELEEELRRANAVRTQLDTYKRQVHDLSTKHSSEAVKAEKWQFEYRNLLDKYEALQKEKERLISERDTLRETNEELRCAQVQQRFLSQAGSAAIGNLASEIMPTEFKETVVRLQNENRMLCAQEESYVQQLAKVQSQLEQSQRSQNALETQNRLDQQQILELRCQVEELQKALQEQGSKTEDAISSLLKRKLEEHLEKLHEAHSDLQKKKEVINDLEPGMDSNMAKKISELQEILRKKDEDMKQMEERYQQYVEKARMVIKTMEPRKTPSISPDVMTLRNQLTEKERRIQYLEQDFEKSKSRHEQEEKLILSAWYNMVGLALNQKMASDRSGPPGQAQSFLAQQRLATNARRGTSHRLQLR; encoded by the exons ATGACCCTGGAGGAGTCTGTTCAGCACGTGGTCATGACGTCTATTCAGGAG CTCCTGGCAAAAGAGACCGTGGAACCAGGAACCCCGGAGACTTATGGAGACTTTGACTACCAG TCAAGAAAATACTACTTTCTCAGtgaagagatggaggagaaagaagacTTGACCAAGCGCTGCAGGGACCTAGAGAATCAG CTGTCAGTGGTCATGGAGGAGAAGACAGCACTGCTTACCGAGACTCGCTCCCTGAAGGAGAGGCTGAGCGTTTGCGAGCCGCCGGACGTTACCTCTGCCATCACGAGcaagaagctgctgctgctgcagagccaGATGGAACAGCTTCAGGAGGAGAACTTCAG GCTGGAGAACATCAGGGATGACCTGCGGGTGCACGTAGAGCAGCTAGAGCGCCAAGTGTCTGAACTACAGCACCGCAACGAGGATCTCACGAGCTTGGCTGAAGAGGCCCAGGCCCTCAAAGATGAGATGGACATCCTGAG GCACTCATCAGAGCGTGTGGGAGGCTTAGAGGCACTGGTAGAGACCTACAAGCGCAAGCTGGAGGACCTAGGCGACCTGCGGCGGCAAGTACGTCTGCTGGAAGAGCGCAACAATGTGTACATGCAGCGCACCTgcgagctggaggaggagctgcgaCGTGCCAATGCCGTGCGGACTCAGCTGGACACGTACAAGAGACAA GTCCACGATCTTAGCACCAAACACTCAAGCGAGGCAGTGAAGGCAGAAAAGTGGCAGTTTGAGTACAGGAACCTGCTTGACAAATACGAAGCCCttcagaaggagaaggag CGCCTGATCTCAGAGAGGGATACTCTGCGGGAGACCAATGAGGAACTCCGGTGTGCACAGGTGCAGCAGAGGTTCCTTAGTCAAGCAG GCTCCGCTGCCATTGGCAACTTGGCCTCTGAAATCATGCCCACAGAGTTCAA GGAAACAGTGGTGCGACTCCAGAACGAAAACAGGATGCTGTGCGCACAGGAGGAGAGCTACGTGCAGCAGTTGGCCAAGGTGCAGAGCCAGCTGGAACAGTCACAGCGTAGCCAGAATGCTCTAGAGACTCAGAACAG GCTGGACCAGCAGCAGATCTTGGAGCTGCGCTGCCAGGTGGAGGAGTTGCAGAAGGCATTGCAGGAGCAGGGCAGCAAAACTGAGGAT GCCATC TCCTCCCTCCTGAAGAGGAAGCTAGAGGAGCACCT GGAGAAGTTGCACGAAGCACACTCAGACCtacagaagaagaaggaggtcATCAATGACTTGGAGCCTGGCATGGACAGCAACA TGGCAAAGAAAATCAGTGAGCTGCAGGAGATCCTGAGAAAGAAGGACGAGGACATGAAGCAGATGGAGGAGCGCTACCAGCAGTATGTGGAGAAGGCACGGATG GTAATTAAGACAATGGAACCCAGGAAGACACCCTCCATATCTCCAGATGTGATGACGCTCAGGAACCAGCTGACTGAGAAAGAGAGGAGGATCCAGTACCTAGAG CAAGATTTTGAGAAGTCCAAATCCAGACATGAACAGGAGGAGAAGCTAATCCTCAGTGCCTGGTACAACATG GTTGGACTGGCTCTAAATCAGAAGATGGCGAGTGACAGGTCAGGGCCTCCTGGCCAGGCGCAGTCCTTCCTGGCCCAACAGAGGCTGGCCACCAATGCTAGGCGTGGCACCTCGCATAGGTTACAGCTCAGATGA
- the LOC108940172 gene encoding protein Hook homolog 2-like isoform X2 gives MSLEKAELCDSLLRWLQTFQVPSCGNKRDLTSGVAIAHVLHRIDSSWFNETWLGRIKEESASNWRLKVSNLKKILHSMLEYYHDVLAHPVSDEHLPDVTLIGEMEDLTELVKLVQLVLGCAVSCERKHEHIEQIMTLEESVQHVVMTSIQELLAKETVEPGTPETYGDFDYQSRKYYFLSEEMEEKEDLTKRCRDLENQLSVVMEEKTALLTETRSLKERLSVCEPPDVTSAITSKKLLLLQSQMEQLQEENFRLENIRDDLRVHVEQLERQVSELQHRNEDLTSLAEEAQALKDEMDILRHSSERVGGLEALVETYKRKLEDLGDLRRQVRLLEERNNVYMQRTCELEEELRRANAVRTQLDTYKRQVHDLSTKHSSEAVKAEKWQFEYRNLLDKYEALQKEKERLISERDTLRETNEELRCAQVQQRFLSQAGSAAIGNLASEIMPTEFKETVVRLQNENRMLCAQEESYVQQLAKVQSQLEQSQRSQNALETQNRLDQQQILELRCQVEELQKALQEQGSKTEDSSLLKRKLEEHLEKLHEAHSDLQKKKEVINDLEPGMDSNMAKKISELQEILRKKDEDMKQMEERYQQYVEKARMVIKTMEPRKTPSISPDVMTLRNQLTEKERRIQYLEQDFEKSKSRHEQEEKLILSAWYNMVGLALNQKMASDRSGPPGQAQSFLAQQRLATNARRGTSHRLQLR, from the exons atgaGTCTGGAGAAGGCAGAGCTTTGTGACTCCCTCTTAAGATGg CTTCAGACATTTCAGGTCCCCTCCTGTGGGAACAAACGCGATCTGACCAGTGGAGTGGCCATTGCCCATGTCCTGCACAGAAT AGACTCCTCCTGGTTCAACGAAACATGGCTGGGAAGAATCAAAGAGGAGAGCGCAAGCAACTGGCGGCTAAAG GTGAGCAACCTGAAAAAGATCCTTCATAGTATGCTGGAGTACTACCATGAT GTGTTGGCTCATCCGGTGTCAGATGAGCACCTGCCAGATGTCACTCTGATTGGGGAGATGGAAGATTTGACGGAACTGGTCAAGCTGGTACAGCTGGTTTTGGGCTGTGCAGTCAGTTGTGAGAGGAAGCATG AGCACATTGAGCAGATAATGACCCTGGAGGAGTCTGTTCAGCACGTGGTCATGACGTCTATTCAGGAG CTCCTGGCAAAAGAGACCGTGGAACCAGGAACCCCGGAGACTTATGGAGACTTTGACTACCAG TCAAGAAAATACTACTTTCTCAGtgaagagatggaggagaaagaagacTTGACCAAGCGCTGCAGGGACCTAGAGAATCAG CTGTCAGTGGTCATGGAGGAGAAGACAGCACTGCTTACCGAGACTCGCTCCCTGAAGGAGAGGCTGAGCGTTTGCGAGCCGCCGGACGTTACCTCTGCCATCACGAGcaagaagctgctgctgctgcagagccaGATGGAACAGCTTCAGGAGGAGAACTTCAG GCTGGAGAACATCAGGGATGACCTGCGGGTGCACGTAGAGCAGCTAGAGCGCCAAGTGTCTGAACTACAGCACCGCAACGAGGATCTCACGAGCTTGGCTGAAGAGGCCCAGGCCCTCAAAGATGAGATGGACATCCTGAG GCACTCATCAGAGCGTGTGGGAGGCTTAGAGGCACTGGTAGAGACCTACAAGCGCAAGCTGGAGGACCTAGGCGACCTGCGGCGGCAAGTACGTCTGCTGGAAGAGCGCAACAATGTGTACATGCAGCGCACCTgcgagctggaggaggagctgcgaCGTGCCAATGCCGTGCGGACTCAGCTGGACACGTACAAGAGACAA GTCCACGATCTTAGCACCAAACACTCAAGCGAGGCAGTGAAGGCAGAAAAGTGGCAGTTTGAGTACAGGAACCTGCTTGACAAATACGAAGCCCttcagaaggagaaggag CGCCTGATCTCAGAGAGGGATACTCTGCGGGAGACCAATGAGGAACTCCGGTGTGCACAGGTGCAGCAGAGGTTCCTTAGTCAAGCAG GCTCCGCTGCCATTGGCAACTTGGCCTCTGAAATCATGCCCACAGAGTTCAA GGAAACAGTGGTGCGACTCCAGAACGAAAACAGGATGCTGTGCGCACAGGAGGAGAGCTACGTGCAGCAGTTGGCCAAGGTGCAGAGCCAGCTGGAACAGTCACAGCGTAGCCAGAATGCTCTAGAGACTCAGAACAG GCTGGACCAGCAGCAGATCTTGGAGCTGCGCTGCCAGGTGGAGGAGTTGCAGAAGGCATTGCAGGAGCAGGGCAGCAAAACTGAGGAT TCCTCCCTCCTGAAGAGGAAGCTAGAGGAGCACCT GGAGAAGTTGCACGAAGCACACTCAGACCtacagaagaagaaggaggtcATCAATGACTTGGAGCCTGGCATGGACAGCAACA TGGCAAAGAAAATCAGTGAGCTGCAGGAGATCCTGAGAAAGAAGGACGAGGACATGAAGCAGATGGAGGAGCGCTACCAGCAGTATGTGGAGAAGGCACGGATG GTAATTAAGACAATGGAACCCAGGAAGACACCCTCCATATCTCCAGATGTGATGACGCTCAGGAACCAGCTGACTGAGAAAGAGAGGAGGATCCAGTACCTAGAG CAAGATTTTGAGAAGTCCAAATCCAGACATGAACAGGAGGAGAAGCTAATCCTCAGTGCCTGGTACAACATG GTTGGACTGGCTCTAAATCAGAAGATGGCGAGTGACAGGTCAGGGCCTCCTGGCCAGGCGCAGTCCTTCCTGGCCCAACAGAGGCTGGCCACCAATGCTAGGCGTGGCACCTCGCATAGGTTACAGCTCAGATGA